A genomic region of Runella rosea contains the following coding sequences:
- a CDS encoding 3-dehydroquinate synthase: protein MQTLQQSFQVPYTYSIFFTKGLFDPQNNTIRSFFNSFGEAGFQRKALFVIDGGFLAYYPTLEKEIAAYFATLGDAVKLVPDIIVLPGGEAAKNDPALFDKIVEAIDEYGIDRHSFVIGVGGGAILDLVGYAAAVSHRGVKHIRIPTTVLSQNDSGVGVKNGINYQGKKNFLGTFAPPVAVFNDLSFLQSLDDRDWRSGIAEAIKVALIKDKAFFEWIEANAEALAHRNEEVMAYQIHRCAEMHVEHIRSGDPFEFGSSRPLDFGHWAAHKLEYLTDFQIRHGEAVAIGIALDSVYSVKVGRLSHDELQRILNVIQKLGFDLYHPKLAENDKINLRNGLREFREHLGGRLTIMLLDRIGKGVEVHEMDADLIAEAVDYLEGHYSSLLMS from the coding sequence ATGCAGACCCTACAACAATCATTTCAGGTTCCTTATACCTATTCCATTTTTTTTACCAAAGGACTGTTTGACCCACAGAATAATACAATAAGGAGCTTTTTTAATTCCTTTGGTGAGGCTGGTTTTCAACGTAAAGCACTTTTTGTGATTGACGGTGGCTTTTTGGCGTATTATCCTACGCTTGAAAAAGAGATTGCTGCTTATTTTGCTACGCTGGGAGATGCGGTAAAATTAGTGCCTGACATCATCGTGCTGCCCGGTGGAGAAGCTGCCAAAAATGACCCAGCCTTATTTGATAAAATTGTAGAAGCCATTGACGAATACGGCATTGACCGTCATTCGTTTGTCATTGGCGTAGGCGGAGGGGCGATTTTGGATTTAGTGGGCTACGCCGCTGCCGTATCGCACCGTGGGGTGAAGCACATTCGGATTCCGACCACCGTTCTTTCGCAAAACGACTCGGGCGTTGGGGTGAAAAACGGGATTAATTACCAAGGAAAGAAAAACTTTTTGGGGACGTTTGCGCCGCCCGTAGCGGTTTTTAACGACCTTTCTTTTTTGCAAAGCCTCGACGACCGTGATTGGCGCTCGGGGATTGCCGAAGCTATAAAAGTGGCTTTAATCAAAGATAAAGCCTTTTTTGAGTGGATAGAGGCCAATGCCGAGGCCCTTGCCCACCGCAATGAAGAGGTGATGGCTTATCAGATTCACCGTTGTGCCGAAATGCACGTTGAGCATATTCGTAGCGGCGATCCGTTTGAGTTTGGCTCGTCGCGTCCGTTGGATTTTGGACACTGGGCGGCGCATAAACTGGAATATCTCACTGATTTTCAGATTCGCCATGGCGAAGCAGTTGCCATTGGAATTGCCTTAGACAGCGTGTATTCAGTCAAAGTGGGGAGATTGAGCCACGACGAATTGCAACGAATTTTGAATGTTATTCAAAAACTCGGCTTTGATTTGTACCACCCTAAACTCGCCGAAAATGACAAAATCAACCTTCGCAATGGCCTGCGGGAATTTCGGGAGCATTTGGGCGGCCGCCTAACCATCATGCTGCTCGACCGAATCGGTAAAGGTGTGGAAGTCCACGAAATGGACGCCGACCTCATTGCCGAAGCCGTAGATTATTTGGAAGGGCATTATTCGAGTTTGTTGATGAGTTAA
- a CDS encoding alkaline phosphatase family protein — translation MQKTVVIDIVGLSANLLGEHTPFLSKYVKGRHITPIKPVLPAVTTTSQSCYVTGKWPSEHGIVANGWYDRDDAEVKFWKQSNKLVKADKIWDAAKKQDPSFTCSKMFWWYNMYSTADYSVTPRPQYHADGVKAPDCYAYPASLRDELQKDLGQFPLFNFWGPNANIKSTKWIADASMWVDNKHNPTLTLIYLPHLDYCLQKFGPDFSKISKELNEIDQIVEELVRFYEAKNTKIILLSEYGINAVNRPVHINRILREEGLIAVRTERWYELLDAGASKAFATADHQIAHIYLNDPSVKEQVKKRLEQTPGIEMVLDEAGKKAHHLDHERSGDLVAVAAPDSWFTYYYWFDDAKAPDYAHLVDIHRKPGYDPVEMFMDPKNPFIKLRAGYKLGRKLLGFRYLMDVIPLDATLVKGSHGGISAPKEFYPICVTDQPLPKKELEAVEVYDVIWEHLVS, via the coding sequence ATGCAAAAAACCGTCGTCATAGATATTGTAGGGTTGAGTGCCAACCTGTTGGGAGAACATACTCCTTTTTTGAGTAAATACGTTAAGGGTCGTCATATTACGCCTATTAAACCCGTTTTGCCTGCCGTTACGACCACATCTCAAAGTTGCTATGTAACGGGAAAATGGCCTTCAGAACACGGTATTGTGGCCAACGGCTGGTACGACCGCGACGACGCCGAAGTAAAGTTTTGGAAGCAGTCCAATAAACTCGTGAAAGCCGATAAGATTTGGGACGCGGCCAAAAAGCAAGACCCGTCGTTTACCTGCTCCAAAATGTTTTGGTGGTACAACATGTATTCTACTGCCGATTATTCCGTTACGCCTCGCCCCCAATACCACGCCGATGGCGTGAAAGCACCTGATTGCTACGCCTATCCTGCAAGTCTGCGTGATGAATTGCAGAAGGATTTAGGACAATTTCCGTTGTTTAACTTTTGGGGCCCCAACGCCAACATCAAATCAACGAAGTGGATTGCCGATGCGTCGATGTGGGTGGACAACAAACATAACCCTACGCTTACGCTCATTTATCTGCCGCATTTGGACTATTGTTTACAAAAATTCGGCCCTGATTTCTCCAAAATTAGCAAAGAATTAAACGAAATAGACCAGATTGTGGAGGAGTTGGTGCGGTTTTACGAAGCCAAAAACACCAAAATTATCTTACTTTCGGAGTATGGCATCAACGCTGTTAATCGGCCCGTTCACATCAATCGGATTTTGCGTGAAGAAGGCTTGATTGCGGTTCGTACCGAACGTTGGTACGAACTTTTGGATGCTGGCGCTTCCAAAGCCTTTGCCACTGCCGACCATCAGATTGCGCACATTTACCTAAACGACCCATCGGTAAAAGAGCAAGTGAAAAAGCGGCTGGAACAGACGCCGGGTATCGAAATGGTGTTGGACGAAGCAGGCAAAAAGGCCCATCATCTCGACCACGAACGTTCGGGCGATTTGGTTGCGGTAGCTGCTCCTGACAGTTGGTTTACTTATTATTACTGGTTCGACGACGCCAAAGCCCCCGATTATGCGCATTTGGTCGATATTCACCGCAAGCCCGGTTATGACCCCGTCGAGATGTTTATGGATCCTAAAAATCCATTTATTAAATTGCGGGCAGGTTATAAGCTGGGGCGCAAGTTGCTGGGTTTTAGATATTTAATGGATGTTATCCCCTTGGATGCTACCTTGGTCAAAGGCTCGCATGGGGGCATCAGCGCACCCAAAGAATTTTACCCGATTTGCGTCACTGATCAACCGTTACCCAAAAAAGAATTGGAAGCGGTGGAGGTGTATGATGTGATTTGGGAGCATTTGGTTTCTTGA
- the eboC gene encoding UbiA-like protein EboC (EboC, a homolog the polyprenyltransferase UbiA, belongs to system of proteins involved in the trafficking of precursor metabolites to an extracytoplasmic compartment so that the biosynthesis of certain natural products, such as scytonemin, can be completed.), with protein sequence MSVIKPYLQLTRPANIITAIADILAGMAIAQFTFGASPAYWLVLSTVGLYGGGVVMNDVFDAQLDAIERPERPIPSGKVPLRSAAFMGLSLLVLGVVSAVLFSTLSGVIALVVALLAILYDRYAKHSAVFGPLTMGFCRGGNLLLGISAVSPSLSEWGWLALVPIAYIGAITLISQDEVHGGKRRSLYIAASLYTTVHAIQFLVAVNEGNGTMALLLIVLHALMVGRPLWNAFQNPIGPNIGKAVKAGVLSLIVMNAAWCIAFGNWPVALGVLLLLPLSILLARIFAVT encoded by the coding sequence GTGAGCGTGATAAAACCATACCTGCAACTTACCCGCCCCGCCAATATCATCACGGCCATTGCTGATATATTGGCTGGAATGGCCATTGCTCAATTTACGTTTGGAGCAAGTCCCGCGTATTGGTTGGTACTTTCTACCGTGGGTCTATACGGTGGTGGGGTGGTGATGAATGATGTATTTGACGCTCAACTGGATGCCATTGAGCGTCCAGAGCGGCCCATTCCAAGCGGTAAAGTGCCCTTGCGCTCGGCGGCTTTTATGGGTCTTTCGTTGTTGGTTTTAGGGGTAGTTTCGGCAGTACTTTTCAGTACATTGAGCGGGGTAATCGCCCTTGTAGTGGCACTATTGGCCATTTTATACGACCGTTATGCCAAGCACAGTGCAGTCTTTGGGCCATTGACGATGGGATTTTGCCGGGGTGGGAATCTACTTTTGGGCATAAGCGCCGTTAGTCCGTCGTTGTCCGAATGGGGGTGGTTGGCGTTGGTGCCGATTGCCTACATTGGCGCCATTACACTCATAAGTCAGGACGAAGTTCACGGTGGCAAGCGCCGTTCGCTTTATATTGCGGCATCTCTCTATACCACGGTTCATGCCATTCAGTTTTTGGTGGCGGTCAATGAAGGAAACGGGACAATGGCGTTGTTGCTCATTGTGCTGCATGCCCTGATGGTAGGGCGTCCTTTGTGGAATGCGTTCCAAAATCCGATTGGGCCCAACATTGGAAAAGCGGTAAAAGCGGGTGTACTTTCTCTTATTGTAATGAATGCTGCCTGGTGCATTGCCTTTGGGAACTGGCCCGTGGCACTTGGTGTTCTTTTATTACTTCCATTATCCATACTGTTAGCCCGTATATTTGCGGTAACCTAG
- a CDS encoding EboA domain-containing protein, with protein MLTQINSLLWELLSAQLTTSEADWLAAKGEAEPLELMTAFVAAPRFLAKRTVKPTVQQTIELNEILPGFSVEDWGIVRLSRVWLLSCLEAADKEEYCRHIETLFDTAEMNELVALYSALPVLNYPEKWLFRATDAVRSNMGVVFDAIALRNPYPTKYFTELAWNQLVLKTIFNDKPIHFIVGLDERANENLALTLSDFAHERWAAGRMVAPQVWRLVSKFLNEELLSDMEHLFKSPSIHDQQAAALTCHHSAYEPAKQLLANYPDLEKNVHHNLLTWTHLEFIDLNTYVPNR; from the coding sequence ATGTTAACTCAGATAAATAGTCTTCTTTGGGAACTCCTTAGCGCGCAGCTGACGACCTCAGAGGCGGATTGGCTGGCAGCGAAGGGAGAAGCTGAACCGTTGGAATTGATGACGGCTTTTGTGGCGGCGCCCCGCTTTTTGGCCAAACGCACGGTGAAGCCAACGGTGCAACAGACGATAGAATTAAACGAGATTCTACCTGGATTTTCGGTGGAAGATTGGGGTATTGTACGGCTGAGCCGCGTGTGGTTGTTGAGTTGTTTGGAGGCCGCCGATAAAGAAGAATATTGTCGTCACATTGAAACGCTTTTTGACACCGCCGAAATGAACGAGCTAGTGGCGCTCTACTCGGCGCTTCCAGTGTTGAATTACCCCGAAAAATGGCTTTTCAGAGCAACTGACGCTGTACGTTCCAACATGGGAGTAGTGTTTGATGCCATTGCCTTACGAAATCCGTATCCGACAAAATATTTTACAGAACTGGCTTGGAATCAGCTCGTACTCAAAACCATATTCAACGATAAACCTATTCATTTTATCGTAGGGTTGGACGAACGGGCCAACGAGAATTTGGCCCTTACACTTTCTGACTTTGCCCACGAACGCTGGGCGGCGGGCAGGATGGTAGCGCCACAGGTGTGGCGATTGGTGAGTAAATTTTTGAATGAAGAACTTCTCTCCGATATGGAGCATCTCTTTAAGTCACCTTCAATCCACGACCAGCAGGCGGCCGCTCTTACTTGCCATCATTCAGCGTATGAACCCGCGAAGCAATTGCTTGCCAATTACCCTGATTTGGAAAAAAATGTCCACCATAACCTATTGACTTGGACCCACCTTGAATTTATTGATCTTAATACTTATGTGCCTAACCGATAA
- a CDS encoding TatD family hydrolase has protein sequence MGWDDYRELIRGMRFFDPHIHMVSRTTDDYEAMRDAGIVGLIEPAFWVGQPRTGLSTFKDYYSSLVGWERFRSSQFGIKHYCTIGLNSREANNEPLAEQVMEILPLYLYKEGVVGVGEIGFDDQTAAEEKYYRLQLELAKKAKLPVQIHTPHRDKKKGTERSMAIALEHGLDPSWVIVDHNNEETVKSVLDQGFWAAFTIYPFTKMGNERMVKVVEHYGPNQIMVNSAADWGISDPLAIPKTAALMKMRGIPDETIRLVTYQNAIDAFAKSGQIDVSDFENGLNVDQSEKFNGNTILRGGQQPRVAKDSLVIR, from the coding sequence ATGGGCTGGGACGATTACCGAGAACTGATTCGTGGAATGCGCTTTTTTGACCCGCATATTCACATGGTTTCCCGGACAACTGATGACTACGAAGCCATGCGTGATGCGGGCATCGTAGGATTGATTGAGCCCGCTTTTTGGGTAGGTCAACCCCGTACTGGACTTTCTACTTTTAAGGACTATTACAGCAGTTTGGTGGGCTGGGAGCGTTTTAGGTCGTCGCAGTTTGGGATTAAGCATTATTGTACCATTGGGCTCAATTCGCGTGAAGCCAACAACGAACCCCTGGCGGAGCAAGTGATGGAGATTTTGCCACTGTACTTATATAAAGAAGGCGTTGTGGGCGTGGGAGAAATTGGTTTTGACGACCAAACCGCCGCCGAAGAAAAATACTATCGTCTTCAGTTGGAGTTGGCAAAAAAAGCGAAACTGCCCGTACAAATCCATACCCCGCACCGCGACAAGAAAAAAGGAACGGAGCGAAGCATGGCTATTGCCCTCGAACACGGCCTTGACCCGTCGTGGGTGATTGTGGACCACAACAACGAAGAGACTGTAAAGAGCGTATTAGACCAAGGTTTTTGGGCGGCGTTTACCATTTATCCTTTTACCAAAATGGGCAACGAACGAATGGTAAAAGTAGTGGAACATTATGGACCGAATCAAATCATGGTTAATTCGGCCGCTGATTGGGGGATTTCTGACCCGCTGGCGATTCCTAAAACCGCCGCTTTGATGAAAATGCGTGGCATTCCAGACGAAACCATTCGACTCGTAACCTACCAAAATGCGATTGATGCCTTTGCCAAAAGTGGCCAAATTGACGTAAGTGATTTTGAAAATGGCCTCAATGTAGACCAAAGTGAGAAGTTTAACGGGAATACCATTTTACGCGGTGGTCAGCAACCCCGCGTTGCCAAAGATTCTTTAGTAATTCGATAA
- the eboE gene encoding metabolite traffic protein EboE, protein MQTPHGHLTYCSNIHPGERWDEHFKTLQDNLPFIKNQLSSNAPFALGLRLANDASIELTNPERLAEFKAWLAANDIYVFTMNGFPYGGFHATRVKDDVHTPDWTTTDRTEYTKRLFKILVQLLPDGMEGGVSTSPLSYRYWWQGEEETQQAIKIATENILQVAETLIELRRTTGKVMHLDIEPEPDGILENGQEFIDWYADYFLPKGIAHLQETHGFSPEDAKEALLTHIQLCYDVCHFAVSYEEPQTIVNQLNELGIRVGKIQISSAIKIDLRGNREEKLKAIQSFDEPVYLHQVVAKNIDGTFQKYRDLPEALAADTNQQTEWRIHFHVPLFIESYGLLDSTQGDIVNTLNVQQATPFTQHLEVETYTWGVLPADMQKQIGESIVRELEWVRGQL, encoded by the coding sequence ATGCAAACCCCACACGGACACCTCACTTATTGTAGCAATATTCACCCTGGCGAACGTTGGGATGAGCATTTTAAGACTTTACAGGATAACCTGCCGTTTATTAAAAATCAACTTTCGTCCAATGCGCCTTTTGCTTTAGGTTTGCGCCTGGCCAACGATGCCTCTATTGAACTCACCAATCCTGAGCGACTGGCAGAATTCAAAGCATGGTTGGCCGCTAATGATATTTATGTATTCACAATGAACGGTTTTCCCTACGGAGGCTTTCACGCCACGCGGGTAAAAGACGATGTACATACGCCCGATTGGACGACTACAGACCGCACCGAATACACCAAACGCCTCTTTAAAATTTTAGTACAACTGTTGCCCGATGGCATGGAGGGTGGTGTTTCTACCTCTCCGTTGTCGTACCGATATTGGTGGCAGGGCGAAGAAGAGACCCAGCAAGCTATCAAAATTGCCACCGAAAATATTCTTCAAGTGGCCGAAACTTTGATAGAACTTCGCCGTACTACGGGTAAGGTAATGCACCTCGACATTGAACCCGAGCCTGATGGGATTTTGGAAAACGGACAGGAATTTATCGACTGGTACGCCGATTATTTTTTACCGAAGGGCATCGCTCATTTGCAAGAAACCCACGGTTTTTCGCCCGAAGATGCCAAAGAAGCGCTGCTGACGCATATTCAGCTGTGCTACGACGTCTGCCATTTTGCGGTGAGCTATGAAGAGCCACAAACCATTGTCAATCAATTGAATGAATTGGGTATCCGCGTCGGAAAAATCCAAATCAGTTCGGCCATTAAAATTGATTTACGAGGAAACAGAGAGGAAAAATTAAAAGCGATTCAGTCGTTTGACGAGCCTGTGTATTTGCACCAGGTGGTTGCCAAAAACATAGACGGCACTTTTCAGAAATACCGCGATTTACCAGAAGCTTTAGCGGCAGATACCAATCAACAAACAGAGTGGCGTATTCACTTTCACGTACCGCTATTTATTGAATCGTATGGCTTACTTGATTCTACCCAAGGTGACATCGTAAACACCCTCAACGTACAACAAGCCACGCCTTTTACGCAGCATTTGGAAGTAGAAACCTATACGTGGGGTGTATTGCCCGCCGATATGCAAAAGCAAATCGGTGAGTCGATTGTGCGGGAATTGGAGTGGGTGCGTGGGCAATTGTAG